The Haloplanus salinarum genome includes a region encoding these proteins:
- a CDS encoding DsbA family protein encodes MNGSVPERLTRRGALGAGLSLFGAGCLGTGGGAGNGNGDEARSLSTHPVGADLAAQPRLGPDPGSATATIVAFEDPSCPRCATFERNTVPKIRSELVDPGEATFVARTIPVVYPWGEPAIYALEATFARDADAFWTLAAHYFDRQDAFGPDNVLDRTEAFLDAETDVDAAGVVADAEKEAHADAVETDLDASRAADVSGTPTVFLFRDGEYRTRATGSVSFEFVTGALEL; translated from the coding sequence ATGAACGGTTCGGTCCCGGAACGGCTCACGCGTCGTGGCGCCCTCGGAGCGGGACTCTCGCTTTTCGGTGCCGGCTGTCTGGGAACGGGCGGCGGGGCCGGGAACGGAAACGGGGACGAAGCACGTTCGCTCTCCACCCATCCGGTCGGGGCGGACCTGGCCGCCCAGCCCCGTCTCGGCCCCGACCCCGGGTCCGCGACGGCCACCATCGTCGCCTTCGAGGATCCGTCCTGTCCCCGGTGTGCCACCTTCGAGCGGAACACGGTCCCGAAGATCCGGTCGGAGCTCGTCGACCCCGGCGAGGCGACGTTCGTCGCCCGGACCATCCCGGTCGTCTACCCGTGGGGTGAGCCGGCCATCTACGCCCTCGAGGCGACGTTCGCCCGGGACGCGGACGCGTTCTGGACGCTCGCCGCCCACTACTTCGACCGGCAGGACGCCTTCGGCCCGGATAACGTCCTCGACCGGACCGAAGCGTTTCTCGACGCCGAGACCGACGTGGACGCCGCGGGGGTCGTCGCCGACGCCGAGAAGGAGGCCCACGCCGACGCCGTCGAGACGGACCTCGACGCGAGCAGAGCGGCCGACGTGAGCGGGACGCCGACGGTCTTTCTGTTCCGGGACGGCGAGTACCGGACGCGCGCTACCGGCTCCGTCAGCTTCGAGTTCGTGACCGGCGCGCTGGAGCTGTGA
- a CDS encoding VOC family protein: MNLIHVCLNVADADESIEFYEQFGFEESWSFETPDGETENRYVADPDGVEIQLSETDGETEFEAGTAWDHLALGVDDVDEVFETVDHYGVVEEPGDQPAAGARTAFIEDPDGHVVELVAPLE; the protein is encoded by the coding sequence ATGAACCTGATTCACGTCTGTCTGAACGTCGCCGACGCGGACGAGTCGATCGAGTTCTACGAGCAGTTCGGCTTCGAGGAGTCGTGGTCGTTCGAGACGCCCGACGGCGAGACGGAGAACCGGTACGTCGCCGACCCCGACGGCGTCGAGATCCAGCTCTCCGAGACCGACGGCGAGACGGAGTTCGAGGCGGGGACCGCCTGGGACCACCTCGCCCTCGGCGTCGACGACGTGGACGAGGTTTTCGAGACGGTCGATCACTACGGCGTCGTCGAGGAACCGGGCGACCAGCCCGCGGCCGGCGCGCGCACCGCCTTCATCGAGGATCCGGACGGGCACGTCGTCGAACTCGTCGCACCGCTGGAATAA
- a CDS encoding FAD-binding and (Fe-S)-binding domain-containing protein, with product MAIDERSTELETSADSLGHDHPDAEEYRALAEDLREGVQGDVSFDEYAQVLYATDGSIYQAKPAGVVLPQTVDDVKHTVETAAEHGVPILPRGGGSSLGGQTVGPGCVVVDFTRYMDDIVDVDPEGQRAVVQPGVVQDHLDNRLEDHGLKFAPDPASSNRSTVVGGIGNNSTGAHSVRYGITDAYTEELDVVLADGSLIHTEEVVLDGEEWEEKVSGDGLEARIYETTRRLVEEHEEEIEEKYPDLKRSVSGYNLQKVIYENDAGEEVINLSKLFVGAEGTLGVIVEAEVSLVTLPEETALVLYCFDDLVETMQAVPEALEFDVGAVELMDDEVFQLAADSTEYAQYVEMIPEGTKAALMLEFDSELVDDFEAAIAETNDYFVENGDAFHAIEAYTEEDQADIWKLRKAAIPLLMGMKGDPKPYPFIEDATVPPEELSEYVFEFEEVLEDHGTSAAYFAHAGSGTLHIRPILNLKDGEGIEKMHSITEDVTDLVLDHYGSFSGEHGDGMARTEFNPKMYGDELWTAFKELKTAFDPDWHMHPGNVVYREGPEDIGPDSERGVNADMRENLRYGADYQSVEPQTALDFEDEGGFSHLVELCNGCGTCRQTDSEVMCPTYRASKEEIQTTRGRANMLRAAISGELDEDEIYSDRFQEEVMDLCVGCKGCKSDCPTGVDMAKLKTEVKHQYHQEEGVSLRERVFANIDTLSKVGSMLAPVSNIAPKIPGARKVMEEAIGISSERELPTFASESLEAWFERRGRCQMAPSDAEDQVLLFPDTYTNYIYPDAGKAAIEVLEAADVFVRIPEDVAPSGRAAFSSGMLDLCRERAERNVSALREAVDDGWSVVFIEPSDAVMFQDEYRDLLSGSAVEAVADAAYGVMEYADVAGLPESVEFATPEQSLSYHGHCNQKATNKDHHALGVLQGAGYDVDPLNTTCCGMAGSFGYHEEHYDISQAMGNLLFEEVEESPGDQVTAPGASCRSQLGDEYDDHPPHPVEKLADAL from the coding sequence ATGGCCATTGATGAACGATCAACGGAATTAGAGACCTCGGCGGACTCCCTGGGGCACGACCACCCCGACGCCGAGGAGTATCGGGCACTGGCCGAAGACCTCCGCGAAGGCGTGCAGGGGGACGTCTCCTTCGACGAGTACGCGCAGGTACTCTACGCGACGGACGGGAGCATCTACCAGGCCAAGCCCGCGGGAGTCGTGTTGCCACAAACGGTCGACGACGTGAAACACACCGTCGAGACGGCGGCCGAACACGGCGTGCCGATCCTGCCCCGAGGCGGGGGGTCCTCGCTCGGCGGACAGACGGTCGGGCCGGGTTGTGTCGTCGTCGACTTCACGCGGTACATGGACGACATCGTCGACGTCGACCCCGAGGGACAGCGCGCGGTCGTCCAGCCCGGCGTCGTCCAGGACCACCTCGACAACCGGCTGGAAGACCACGGTCTGAAGTTCGCACCGGATCCGGCGTCCTCGAACCGTTCGACGGTCGTCGGCGGCATCGGCAACAACTCCACGGGAGCACACTCGGTGCGGTACGGCATCACCGACGCCTACACCGAGGAACTCGACGTCGTGCTGGCGGACGGGTCGCTGATCCACACCGAGGAGGTCGTCCTCGACGGCGAGGAGTGGGAGGAGAAGGTTTCCGGTGACGGTCTGGAGGCCCGGATCTACGAGACGACTCGCCGCCTCGTCGAGGAACACGAGGAAGAGATCGAGGAGAAGTATCCCGACCTCAAACGGTCCGTGTCGGGGTACAACCTCCAGAAGGTCATCTACGAGAACGACGCGGGCGAGGAGGTCATCAACCTCTCGAAGCTCTTCGTCGGCGCGGAGGGGACCCTCGGCGTCATCGTGGAGGCCGAGGTGTCGCTGGTCACCCTGCCCGAGGAGACGGCGCTCGTCCTCTACTGCTTCGACGACCTCGTCGAGACGATGCAGGCCGTTCCCGAGGCACTCGAGTTCGACGTCGGCGCCGTGGAGTTGATGGACGACGAGGTGTTCCAACTCGCCGCCGACTCGACGGAGTACGCCCAGTACGTCGAGATGATTCCCGAGGGGACGAAGGCGGCGCTGATGCTGGAGTTCGACTCCGAACTCGTCGACGACTTCGAGGCGGCCATCGCGGAGACGAACGACTACTTCGTCGAGAACGGCGACGCCTTCCACGCCATCGAGGCCTACACCGAGGAAGACCAGGCCGACATCTGGAAACTCCGCAAGGCCGCTATTCCCCTGCTCATGGGGATGAAAGGCGACCCCAAGCCGTACCCGTTCATCGAGGACGCGACGGTGCCGCCCGAGGAACTGTCGGAGTACGTCTTCGAGTTCGAGGAGGTCCTGGAGGATCACGGCACCTCCGCGGCCTACTTCGCCCACGCCGGGAGCGGGACGCTCCACATCCGACCCATCCTCAACCTCAAGGACGGGGAGGGCATCGAGAAGATGCACTCGATCACCGAGGACGTTACCGACCTGGTGCTCGACCACTACGGGTCGTTCTCGGGCGAACACGGCGACGGGATGGCGCGGACGGAGTTCAACCCCAAGATGTACGGGGACGAACTCTGGACCGCGTTCAAGGAACTGAAGACGGCGTTCGACCCCGACTGGCATATGCACCCGGGTAACGTCGTCTACCGCGAGGGGCCGGAGGATATCGGTCCCGATTCGGAGCGGGGCGTCAACGCCGACATGCGCGAGAACCTGCGCTACGGCGCGGACTACCAGTCGGTCGAGCCCCAGACCGCGCTCGACTTCGAGGACGAGGGTGGCTTCTCCCATCTCGTCGAACTGTGTAACGGCTGTGGCACCTGCCGGCAGACGGACTCGGAAGTCATGTGTCCGACCTACCGGGCCAGCAAGGAGGAGATCCAGACCACCCGCGGCCGTGCGAACATGCTCCGGGCGGCGATCAGCGGCGAACTCGACGAGGACGAGATCTACTCCGATCGCTTCCAGGAGGAGGTCATGGACCTCTGTGTCGGCTGTAAGGGCTGTAAGAGCGACTGCCCGACCGGCGTCGACATGGCGAAACTGAAGACGGAGGTCAAACACCAGTACCACCAGGAGGAGGGTGTCAGCCTCCGCGAGCGGGTGTTCGCGAACATCGACACGCTCTCGAAGGTCGGCTCGATGCTCGCGCCCGTCTCCAACATCGCGCCCAAGATTCCGGGCGCGCGCAAGGTGATGGAGGAGGCCATCGGCATCTCGAGCGAGCGCGAACTGCCCACCTTCGCGAGCGAGAGCCTCGAAGCCTGGTTCGAGCGCCGCGGCCGCTGTCAGATGGCCCCGAGCGACGCGGAGGATCAGGTGTTGCTCTTCCCCGACACCTACACGAACTACATCTACCCCGACGCCGGGAAGGCGGCCATCGAGGTGCTCGAGGCGGCGGACGTCTTCGTCCGCATCCCCGAGGACGTTGCTCCCTCCGGGCGTGCGGCCTTCTCGTCGGGGATGCTCGATCTGTGCCGCGAGCGCGCCGAGCGGAACGTCTCGGCGCTGCGGGAGGCCGTCGACGACGGCTGGTCGGTCGTGTTCATCGAGCCCTCGGACGCCGTCATGTTCCAGGACGAGTACCGCGACCTGCTCTCGGGATCGGCCGTCGAGGCCGTCGCCGACGCCGCCTACGGAGTCATGGAGTACGCCGACGTGGCCGGACTGCCCGAGTCGGTCGAGTTCGCCACGCCCGAGCAGTCGCTGTCCTACCACGGCCACTGCAACCAGAAGGCGACGAACAAGGACCACCACGCCCTCGGCGTCCTGCAGGGTGCGGGCTACGACGTCGACCCGCTCAACACGACCTGCTGTGGGATGGCGGGCTCCTTCGGCTACCACGAGGAACACTACGACATCTCGCAGGCCATGGGGAACCTGCTGTTCGAGGAAGTCGAGGAGAGCCCGGGCGATCAGGTGACTGCACCCGGGGCGTCGTGTCGCTCCCAGCTCGGCGACGAGTACGACGACCATCCGCCACACCCGGTCGAGAAGCTCGCGGACGCGCTGTGA
- a CDS encoding cyclophilin-like fold protein — MSERTFTVTVDGTAVGATWADESPETRRALADAFPLEGEATRWGDELYFRVPADVGAEDPRAAVEPGAIAYWPQGPALCLFWGPTPASTDSTPRAASPVNVVAHLDDIAPLSVLPSGAGATVRVADD, encoded by the coding sequence ATGAGCGAGAGAACGTTCACCGTCACTGTCGACGGCACGGCGGTCGGGGCCACGTGGGCCGACGAGAGCCCCGAGACGCGCCGAGCGCTGGCCGACGCGTTCCCGCTCGAAGGTGAGGCCACCCGCTGGGGCGACGAGCTCTACTTTCGCGTCCCGGCCGACGTCGGCGCCGAGGACCCGCGGGCGGCGGTCGAACCCGGAGCGATAGCCTACTGGCCACAGGGGCCGGCGCTCTGTCTGTTCTGGGGACCGACGCCGGCGAGTACGGATTCGACGCCGCGGGCCGCGTCGCCGGTGAACGTCGTCGCCCACCTCGACGATATCGCTCCCTTGTCGGTCCTCCCGAGCGGTGCCGGCGCGACGGTTCGCGTCGCCGACGACTGA
- a CDS encoding Nramp family divalent metal transporter yields the protein MTDTHDEKRVETDGGLTEDDVHTTAEVGEQYRATVYRDVDYDDLEVAPETSEYPSTDGKWGFRKYDMPKVPKVSHLVGPSAIMLGASLGSGETMFWPTLVAQNGWGLYWAFWVGVITQFFINTEIQRWTIATGESIFRAFDRMNSFWPWFFLVAGFFHVGWPGWAAGASEVLAVWTGIVPRGNWAVIGVATMILIWLSYQAGPILYNAIEKAQLILMFVAIFGAVILAFIAGSVGQFANIPAGAVNFGALPQDMDIATFLGGLAYAGAGGYINLAQGIWAREKGYGMGTYQGRIKNPLRGSEPEEVHGGFTFEPTKKNLLRWKQWWKVTQQEHFLTFVLGLLIVATVAMTISAEYASGTDQGAINMWLDVIIPQLGALQAQLMYAVIFIALFSTQYAILEAFVRNSVDIIFEGYGRGAGWDLSRVFLALLTLFTLWGILIIVAQFQQPWILLVIGAAIAGAMMWPYNALVTILNTTRLPEHTQPGWGRIIAMWWATGFFGYFTVLLIGGVLTSPESYGLNFPAFETTVGVVGSGPAGYALWVFALVVQIYTMYRSATGKMNASGTVEGSEDARGFLS from the coding sequence ATGACAGATACCCACGACGAAAAACGAGTCGAAACCGACGGTGGTCTGACGGAGGACGACGTCCACACGACCGCCGAAGTCGGTGAACAGTATCGTGCGACGGTGTACCGGGACGTCGACTACGACGACCTCGAGGTGGCACCCGAGACGAGTGAGTACCCGAGTACGGACGGCAAATGGGGCTTCCGGAAATACGACATGCCGAAGGTCCCGAAAGTGTCCCACCTCGTCGGACCGAGCGCCATCATGCTCGGTGCGTCGCTCGGGAGCGGCGAGACGATGTTCTGGCCGACGCTGGTCGCCCAGAACGGGTGGGGCCTGTACTGGGCCTTCTGGGTCGGCGTCATCACCCAGTTCTTCATCAACACGGAGATCCAGCGCTGGACGATCGCCACGGGCGAGAGCATCTTCCGGGCGTTCGACCGGATGAACAGCTTCTGGCCGTGGTTCTTCCTCGTGGCCGGCTTCTTCCACGTCGGGTGGCCCGGCTGGGCGGCCGGCGCGTCGGAAGTACTGGCCGTCTGGACCGGGATCGTTCCCCGCGGGAACTGGGCCGTCATCGGCGTCGCGACGATGATCCTGATCTGGCTCAGCTACCAGGCCGGACCGATCCTGTACAACGCCATCGAGAAGGCCCAACTGATATTGATGTTCGTCGCCATCTTCGGCGCGGTGATCCTGGCCTTCATCGCCGGCTCGGTCGGCCAGTTCGCCAACATCCCTGCCGGGGCCGTCAACTTCGGCGCGCTCCCGCAGGACATGGACATCGCAACCTTCCTCGGCGGCCTCGCGTACGCGGGCGCCGGCGGGTATATCAACCTCGCACAGGGCATCTGGGCCCGCGAGAAGGGGTACGGCATGGGTACCTACCAGGGCCGGATCAAGAACCCCCTCCGCGGCTCCGAGCCCGAGGAGGTCCACGGCGGCTTCACCTTCGAGCCGACGAAGAAGAACCTCCTCCGCTGGAAGCAGTGGTGGAAGGTCACCCAGCAGGAGCACTTCCTCACCTTCGTCCTCGGTCTGCTCATCGTCGCGACGGTCGCGATGACTATCTCCGCCGAGTACGCCAGCGGGACGGATCAGGGCGCCATCAACATGTGGCTCGACGTGATCATCCCGCAGCTGGGCGCGCTGCAGGCCCAGCTGATGTACGCGGTGATCTTCATCGCCCTGTTCAGCACCCAGTACGCCATCCTCGAGGCCTTCGTCCGCAACAGCGTGGACATCATCTTCGAGGGGTACGGCCGCGGTGCCGGGTGGGACCTCTCGCGGGTCTTCCTCGCCCTGCTCACGCTCTTCACGCTGTGGGGCATCCTCATCATCGTCGCCCAGTTCCAGCAGCCGTGGATCCTGCTGGTCATCGGTGCCGCCATCGCCGGCGCGATGATGTGGCCGTACAACGCCTTGGTGACCATCCTGAACACGACGCGACTGCCCGAACACACCCAGCCCGGCTGGGGCCGCATCATCGCGATGTGGTGGGCGACCGGCTTCTTCGGGTACTTCACCGTGCTGCTCATCGGTGGCGTGCTCACCTCGCCGGAGTCCTACGGGCTGAACTTCCCGGCCTTCGAGACGACGGTCGGTGTCGTCGGGAGCGGCCCGGCCGGCTACGCGCTGTGGGTGTTCGCGCTCGTCGTACAGATCTACACGATGTATCGCTCCGCGACCGGGAAGATGAACGCTTCCGGCACCGTCGAGGGGTCGGAAGACGCGCGCGGCTTCCTGTCGTAA
- a CDS encoding CFI-box-CTERM domain-containing protein, whose product MSTDDGAGPPADGDEDLSEMGVGDGREKHLLVVTAAGKQFDHEKVFLRHTETEYLVCADPDFPPAETTRYRKSDLHRAEITQHHSNCFITTATAGEGPTLDSLRGFRADVMAPTRSGRALLRVYEAMSPPIAATLARHPDTGPTRAVRWLVDACGSLADRRDRTGAVGRALLSVVLIALYVVGVVVAAAGHVWLRGRERVGSTPN is encoded by the coding sequence ATGAGCACTGACGACGGGGCGGGGCCGCCGGCGGACGGGGACGAGGACCTGTCGGAGATGGGCGTCGGCGACGGGCGGGAGAAACACCTCTTGGTGGTGACCGCGGCCGGCAAGCAGTTCGACCACGAGAAGGTCTTCCTCCGGCACACGGAGACGGAGTATCTCGTCTGTGCCGATCCGGACTTCCCGCCCGCCGAGACGACGCGCTATCGGAAGAGCGACCTCCACCGCGCGGAGATCACACAGCACCACTCCAACTGCTTCATCACGACCGCCACCGCCGGCGAGGGGCCCACCCTCGACTCGCTGCGTGGCTTCCGCGCGGACGTGATGGCGCCGACCCGTTCCGGACGGGCGCTCCTCCGCGTCTACGAGGCCATGAGTCCGCCCATCGCCGCGACGCTCGCTCGCCACCCCGACACGGGACCGACCCGCGCCGTCCGGTGGCTGGTCGACGCCTGCGGATCGCTGGCCGACCGCCGGGACCGGACCGGTGCCGTCGGCCGGGCCCTGCTGTCCGTGGTCCTGATCGCGCTCTACGTCGTTGGCGTCGTCGTCGCCGCCGCGGGCCACGTCTGGCTCCGCGGCCGGGAACGCGTCGGATCGACGCCTAACTGA
- the asd gene encoding aspartate-semialdehyde dehydrogenase, translating to MSVRVGILGATGAVGQRFIQLLDGHPTFELAALTASEDSAGRPYREAAKWRVDSPIPVDVAEMTVRETTPEAVPDDVDLLFSSLPSSVAVDVEEDFARDGYVISSNSSNDRLAEDVPLTIPEINPDHLDLIEVQRDERGWDGALVKNPNCSTITMIPPLAALDRFGIERVDVSTLQAVSGAGYSGVTSMEIIDNAIPHIGGEEDKMETESRKLLGDFDGAAVAWHDMDVAASCNRIPTLDGHLENAFVDLADDPDVDEVADAMREFPGVDLPSAPNQLIHVFDDPERPQPRMDRMRGQGMQICVGGVQSTDHGVKFNCLAHNTVRGAAGASVLNGELLVENGYL from the coding sequence ATGTCAGTACGAGTCGGCATCCTCGGTGCGACCGGTGCGGTGGGACAGCGGTTCATCCAGCTTCTCGACGGGCACCCGACGTTCGAACTCGCAGCGCTCACCGCCAGCGAGGACAGCGCGGGCAGACCGTACCGGGAGGCGGCGAAGTGGCGGGTCGACTCCCCAATCCCCGTCGACGTGGCCGAGATGACCGTCCGCGAGACGACGCCCGAGGCGGTGCCGGACGACGTCGACCTTCTCTTTTCGTCGCTCCCCTCCAGCGTCGCCGTCGACGTCGAGGAGGACTTCGCGCGCGACGGCTACGTCATCTCCTCGAACTCCTCGAACGACCGGCTGGCCGAGGACGTCCCGCTGACGATTCCCGAGATCAACCCCGACCACCTCGACCTGATCGAGGTCCAGCGCGACGAGCGCGGCTGGGACGGCGCCCTCGTCAAGAACCCGAACTGCTCGACCATCACGATGATTCCGCCGCTCGCGGCGCTCGATCGGTTCGGCATCGAACGCGTCGACGTCTCCACCCTGCAGGCCGTCTCCGGCGCCGGCTACTCCGGGGTCACCTCCATGGAGATCATCGACAACGCCATCCCCCACATCGGCGGCGAGGAGGACAAGATGGAGACCGAGTCCCGGAAACTGCTCGGCGACTTCGACGGCGCGGCGGTCGCCTGGCACGACATGGACGTCGCGGCCTCCTGTAACCGCATCCCAACGCTCGACGGCCACCTGGAGAACGCCTTCGTCGACCTCGCGGACGACCCCGACGTGGACGAAGTTGCGGACGCGATGCGGGAGTTCCCCGGCGTCGACTTGCCGAGCGCGCCGAACCAGCTCATCCACGTCTTCGACGACCCCGAGCGACCCCAGCCCCGGATGGACCGGATGCGCGGTCAGGGGATGCAGATCTGTGTCGGCGGCGTCCAGTCCACCGACCACGGCGTCAAGTTCAACTGCCTCGCTCACAACACCGTCCGCGGCGCCGCCGGCGCCAGCGTCCTGAACGGCGAGTTGCTGGTCGAGAACGGCTACCTCTGA
- a CDS encoding acetyl-CoA carboxylase biotin carboxylase subunit — protein MFRKVLVANRGEIAVRVMRACEELGVRTVAVYSEADRHAGHVRYADEAYNVGPARAADSYLDQEAVLEAARKADADAIHPGYGFMAENASFAERVVESECTWIGPPPSAMERLGEKTKARRVMDAAGVPVVPGTTDPIEDPDEVEAFAEEHGYPVAIKAEGGGGGRGMKIVEGPDEIQAQFDAAKREGEAYFDNDSIYLERYLDAPRHIEVQIVADHHGNVRHLGERDCSLQRRHQKVVEEGPSPALSDDLRERIGAAARRGIAETDYTNAGTVEFLVEDSAGSKNPRADDEVVDGEFYFLEVNTRIQVEHPVTEMITGIDIVKEQLRVAAGQEIGFAQEDVEIDGHAIEFRINTENAANDFAPATGRLDTYDPAGGIGVRVDDAVRQDDEIGGDYDSLIAKLIVHAGDREECLARSERALREFDVEGIHTVIPFHRLMVTDERFTEGTHTTNYLDEELDPERIDRAVERWGPDAEDDAEDDADETVTEREFTVEVNGKRFEVNLEERGAPPLPTDAGTGDAAGGGGMDRPDAATDDGEGSVAAGDGERIEAEMQGTILSVEVAAGDEVAAGDVVLVLEAMKMENDVVAESGGTVAEVLVSAGESVDMGDPLVVLE, from the coding sequence ATGTTCCGCAAAGTCCTCGTCGCCAACCGGGGCGAGATCGCGGTGCGCGTGATGCGCGCCTGCGAGGAGCTGGGGGTCCGGACGGTGGCCGTCTACAGCGAGGCGGACAGACACGCCGGGCACGTCCGCTACGCCGACGAGGCGTACAACGTGGGGCCGGCCCGGGCGGCGGACTCGTATCTCGACCAGGAGGCGGTGCTGGAGGCGGCCCGGAAGGCCGACGCCGACGCCATCCACCCGGGATACGGGTTCATGGCCGAGAACGCGTCGTTCGCGGAGCGGGTCGTCGAGAGCGAATGTACGTGGATCGGACCGCCGCCGTCGGCGATGGAGCGGTTGGGCGAGAAGACGAAGGCCCGGCGCGTGATGGACGCCGCGGGCGTCCCCGTCGTGCCGGGGACGACCGATCCCATCGAGGACCCCGACGAGGTGGAAGCCTTCGCCGAGGAACACGGCTACCCGGTGGCGATCAAAGCCGAGGGCGGCGGCGGTGGCCGCGGCATGAAGATCGTCGAGGGGCCCGACGAGATCCAGGCACAGTTCGACGCCGCCAAACGCGAGGGCGAGGCCTACTTCGACAACGACTCCATCTACCTGGAGCGCTATCTCGACGCGCCACGGCACATCGAGGTACAGATCGTCGCCGACCACCACGGCAACGTCCGCCACCTCGGCGAGCGGGACTGCTCGCTCCAGCGTCGCCACCAGAAGGTCGTCGAGGAGGGCCCCAGCCCGGCGCTCTCCGACGACCTGCGCGAGCGGATCGGGGCGGCCGCCCGCCGGGGCATCGCCGAGACCGACTACACGAACGCCGGCACCGTCGAGTTCCTCGTCGAGGACAGCGCGGGTTCGAAGAACCCGCGGGCAGACGACGAAGTCGTCGACGGCGAGTTCTACTTCCTCGAGGTCAACACGCGCATCCAGGTCGAACACCCCGTCACCGAGATGATCACGGGCATCGACATCGTCAAGGAACAACTCCGCGTCGCCGCGGGCCAGGAGATCGGCTTCGCACAGGAGGACGTCGAAATCGACGGTCACGCCATCGAGTTCCGCATCAACACCGAGAACGCGGCCAACGATTTCGCGCCCGCGACCGGCCGACTCGACACCTACGACCCTGCGGGCGGGATCGGCGTCCGCGTCGACGACGCCGTGCGCCAGGACGACGAGATCGGCGGCGACTACGACTCCCTGATCGCGAAACTGATCGTCCACGCGGGCGACCGTGAGGAGTGTCTCGCCCGCTCGGAGCGTGCCCTCCGCGAGTTCGACGTCGAGGGCATCCACACCGTCATCCCCTTCCACCGGCTGATGGTGACCGACGAGCGGTTCACCGAGGGGACCCACACCACGAACTACCTCGACGAGGAACTCGACCCCGAGCGCATCGACCGCGCGGTCGAGCGCTGGGGCCCCGACGCGGAGGACGACGCGGAGGACGACGCCGACGAGACGGTGACCGAACGCGAGTTCACCGTCGAGGTCAACGGCAAGCGCTTCGAGGTGAACCTCGAAGAGCGGGGGGCGCCACCGCTCCCGACGGACGCCGGGACGGGCGACGCCGCGGGCGGCGGTGGGATGGATCGCCCCGACGCCGCCACCGACGACGGCGAGGGGAGCGTGGCCGCCGGCGACGGCGAGCGCATCGAGGCCGAGATGCAGGGGACGATCCTCTCGGTCGAGGTGGCGGCCGGCGACGAGGTGGCGGCCGGCGACGTGGTGCTCGTCCTCGAAGCGATGAAGATGGAAAACGACGTGGTCGCCGAGAGCGGCGGCACGGTCGCCGAGGTGCTGGTCTCGGCGGGCGAGAGCGTCGACATGGGCGACCCGCTGGTCGTCCTCGAATGA
- a CDS encoding biotin--[acetyl-CoA-carboxylase] ligase, producing the protein MSERDTRRRLLDELAAAEGPVSGPVLADRLDVSRAAVWKQIEALREAGFEVASGADGYAVRSIPDYGADAIAYGLDTPYAVEFHDRLPSTNDRARELAAEGASDRLVVADEQTGGRGRLDRSWDSPPGGVYASLLRRPDRPPAHAPVFTLAAAVAVTRACREAGVDAVIKWPNDVLVAGSERKLAGVLTEMEGEADRISWLIVGIGANVDVDGATLPTGATSVRAAGGDVDRRRFCQRVVETVHGLAPDAVLPAWRENAVTLGRLVRVETPGGTVEGEAVDVEFPGALVVRTDDGDRVVHAGDCEHLRPA; encoded by the coding sequence ATGAGCGAGCGCGACACTCGTCGACGACTGCTCGACGAACTCGCCGCCGCCGAGGGGCCGGTGTCGGGGCCGGTCCTCGCGGACCGCCTCGACGTCTCGCGGGCGGCGGTCTGGAAACAGATCGAGGCGCTGCGCGAGGCGGGGTTCGAGGTGGCGAGCGGCGCCGACGGCTACGCCGTCCGGTCGATCCCCGACTACGGCGCCGACGCCATCGCCTACGGCCTCGACACCCCGTACGCCGTCGAGTTCCACGACCGGCTCCCGAGCACGAACGACCGGGCGCGCGAACTCGCCGCCGAGGGGGCGAGCGATCGACTGGTCGTCGCGGACGAACAGACCGGCGGGCGCGGACGGCTCGACCGCTCCTGGGACTCGCCGCCCGGCGGCGTCTACGCGAGCCTCCTCCGGCGGCCCGACCGACCCCCGGCCCACGCGCCCGTCTTCACCCTCGCGGCGGCGGTGGCCGTGACTCGCGCCTGCCGGGAGGCCGGCGTCGACGCGGTCATCAAGTGGCCCAACGACGTGTTAGTCGCCGGGTCGGAGCGAAAGCTCGCCGGCGTGTTGACCGAGATGGAGGGCGAGGCCGACCGGATCTCCTGGCTGATCGTCGGGATCGGTGCGAACGTCGACGTCGACGGGGCGACGCTCCCCACGGGGGCGACGAGCGTCCGTGCGGCGGGCGGCGACGTCGACCGCCGGCGGTTCTGCCAGCGGGTCGTCGAGACGGTCCACGGCCTCGCCCCCGACGCCGTGCTGCCGGCGTGGCGCGAGAACGCCGTCACGCTCGGCCGACTGGTCCGCGTCGAGACGCCCGGGGGGACGGTCGAGGGCGAGGCCGTCGACGTCGAGTTCCCAGGGGCGCTGGTCGTCCGAACCGACGACGGCGACCGCGTCGTCCACGCGGGCGACTGCGAACACCTGCGGCCCGCCTAG